Proteins from a genomic interval of Quercus lobata isolate SW786 chromosome 11, ValleyOak3.0 Primary Assembly, whole genome shotgun sequence:
- the LOC115968458 gene encoding bZIP transcription factor 12-like isoform X1, with the protein MASSKVVVTTNPDLPRQSSICSLSTMLADLQQQQQQNQSMNMDDLLKNLYSNSSEQFADGTTTAGGAGGGDKTVDEVWKEIVAGTAGTTTTNADNHSKVEEISSSDGNNTAEEMTLEDFLTKAGAVREEDVRLGAGGALVPAAGGYGVNNGGGGGGGGQFGMEVGFDGRMVVGGGVSAVPVPVVSVVGGGGGGGGGGRGKRRAIEEPLLDKATQQKQRRMIKNRESAARSRERKQAYTVELESLVTNLEEENAKLLKEEADHQKERFELLMQNLIPVVEKRKPRRALRRVNSMCW; encoded by the exons ATGGCGTCGTCGAAGGTAGTTGTAACGACGAATCCGGATCTGCCACGACAGTCCTCTATTTGTTCACTCTCAACTATGCTTGCTGATCTccaacaacaacagcagcaaAATCAGTCTATGAACATGGACGATCTCTTGAAGAATCTCTACTCCAACTCGTCTGAACAATTCGCTGATGGAACCACCACAGCCGGCGGAGCAGGAGGAGGAGACAAGACTGTGGATGAGGTCTGGAAAGAGATCGTCGCCGGCACCGCCGGCACCACCACGACCAACGCCGACAATCACAGCAAGGTGGAGGAGATTAGCAGCAGCGATGGTAATAACACGGCGGAGGAGATGACTTTGGAGGATTTCTTGACTAAGGCTGGGGCGGTGAGAGAGGAGGACGTGAGACTAGGTGCTGGTGGAGCGTTGGTTCCGGCGGCGGGGGGTTATGGGGTGaataatggtggtggtggtggtggtggtgggcaGTTTGGGATGGAGGTTGGGTTTGATGGGAGAATGGTGGTTGGTGGAGGAGTGAGTGCAGTGCCAGTGCCAGTGGTATCAGTAGtcggaggtggaggtggaggtggcggaggaggaagaggaaagAGAAGAGCAATAGAGGAACCTTTGCTTGATAAAGCCACTCAGCAAAAACAGAGACGCATGATCAAGAATCGTGAATCTGCTGCCAGGTCCAGGGAACGCAAGCAG GCTTACACTGTTGAGCTTGAATCTCTGGTGACCAATCTAGAGGAGGAGAATGCAAAGCTGTTAAAGGAAGAG GCTGACCATCAGAAGGAGAGATTTGAGCTG CTCATGCAGAATCTCATTCCAGTTGTGGAGAAGCGAAAACCACGCCGCGCTCTTCGGAGAGTTAATTCTATGTGCTGGTag
- the LOC115968458 gene encoding bZIP transcription factor 12-like isoform X2: MASSKVVVTTNPDLPRQSSICSLSTMLADLQQQQQQNQSMNMDDLLKNLYSNSSEQFADGTTTAGGAGGGDKTVDEVWKEIVAGTAGTTTTNADNHSKVEEISSSDGNNTAEEMTLEDFLTKAGAVREEDVRLGAGGALVPAAGGYGVNNGGGGGGGGQFGMEVGFDGRMVVGGGVSAVPVPVVSVVGGGGGGGGGGRGKRRAIEEPLLDKATQQKQRRMIKNRESAARSRERKQAYTVELESLVTNLEEENAKLLKEELMQNLIPVVEKRKPRRALRRVNSMCW, translated from the exons ATGGCGTCGTCGAAGGTAGTTGTAACGACGAATCCGGATCTGCCACGACAGTCCTCTATTTGTTCACTCTCAACTATGCTTGCTGATCTccaacaacaacagcagcaaAATCAGTCTATGAACATGGACGATCTCTTGAAGAATCTCTACTCCAACTCGTCTGAACAATTCGCTGATGGAACCACCACAGCCGGCGGAGCAGGAGGAGGAGACAAGACTGTGGATGAGGTCTGGAAAGAGATCGTCGCCGGCACCGCCGGCACCACCACGACCAACGCCGACAATCACAGCAAGGTGGAGGAGATTAGCAGCAGCGATGGTAATAACACGGCGGAGGAGATGACTTTGGAGGATTTCTTGACTAAGGCTGGGGCGGTGAGAGAGGAGGACGTGAGACTAGGTGCTGGTGGAGCGTTGGTTCCGGCGGCGGGGGGTTATGGGGTGaataatggtggtggtggtggtggtggtgggcaGTTTGGGATGGAGGTTGGGTTTGATGGGAGAATGGTGGTTGGTGGAGGAGTGAGTGCAGTGCCAGTGCCAGTGGTATCAGTAGtcggaggtggaggtggaggtggcggaggaggaagaggaaagAGAAGAGCAATAGAGGAACCTTTGCTTGATAAAGCCACTCAGCAAAAACAGAGACGCATGATCAAGAATCGTGAATCTGCTGCCAGGTCCAGGGAACGCAAGCAG GCTTACACTGTTGAGCTTGAATCTCTGGTGACCAATCTAGAGGAGGAGAATGCAAAGCTGTTAAAGGAAGAG CTCATGCAGAATCTCATTCCAGTTGTGGAGAAGCGAAAACCACGCCGCGCTCTTCGGAGAGTTAATTCTATGTGCTGGTag